In Aegilops tauschii subsp. strangulata cultivar AL8/78 chromosome 3, Aet v6.0, whole genome shotgun sequence, one genomic interval encodes:
- the LOC109745000 gene encoding E3 ubiquitin-protein ligase BRE1-like 2 isoform X2, producing the protein MRSQPNHIRVSARTHGAQGELEETMAELEESRRKLVILQLQRHGSSLMNMSGPNAVNGAVSADKSSDENMGWGDLKDAVDEAKTLAGNRLLELHETQEDNLILSNQLEDLQAQLKDDNYVFTSKPYTILSDQLHHLNAEIERYKGLVEVLQNDKNQFLQREKEMCAKGESVDNIKQSITAYEAKIEELEHQILKSMAEKNDLEIKVEESLQDSGKKDFKDEIHVMAAALSKEMEMMENQLNRSKDAASEALALREEAESLRTLLAKKISEQKEISDRYNAQVSEIKSLKELIETLEKENQELEFIVDMYGKECSESRTITEIKESENRARKQAEYLRTSLEEHSLELRVKAANEAETACQRRLCIAEAELEELRTDVDASERDVLELKEAIRIKEAEGDAYISEIETIGQAYEDMQTQNQHLLQQVADRDDFNIKLVSDSVKTKQASASLLSEKHLLQKQLHQVNSSLESSKQKLSRGEEQMKAYVAQAIKASSENRHHAITIEKTLLEVSEAEKELKWLRSAVGSSEKEYEQNQKKIAELRTELERERSEKRKLEEEYEEVKNEVMELTSENEEATIQKLQDEINDCKAILKCGVCFDRPKEVVITKCFHLFCSTCIQRNLELRHRKCPGCGTPFGQNDVREVKI; encoded by the exons ATGCGCAGCCAGCCCAACCACATTCGAGTCTCGGCTCGCACGCATGGTGCTCAAG GAGAGCTAGAGGAAACCATGGCGGAGCTTGAGGAAAGTCGACGGAAGTTGGTTATTCTCCAGTTGCAGAGGCATGGAAGTTCGCTAATGAACATGTCTGGTCCAAACGCTGTGAATGGTGCTGTTTCAGCTGATAAATCTTCAGACGAAAACATGGGCTGGGGAGATCTTAAAGATGCTGTTGATGAAGCTAAG ACCCTTGCAGGAAACCGCCTGCTTGAACTCCATGAGACTCAAGAGGATAATCTAATACTGTCTAACCAGTTAGAAGATCTGCAG GCTCAATTAAAAGATGATAACTATGTTTTCACATCAAAACCATATACGATTCTTAGCGATCAGTTACATCATCTGAATGCTGAGATAGAACGATACAAGGGTTTGGTTGAAGTATTACAG AATGATAAGAACCAGTTCTTGCAAAGGGAGAAAGAAATGTGTGCAAAAGGAGAATCCGTTGACAATATTAAACAATCCATTACCGCTTATGAGGCCAAAATCGAAGAACTGGAACATCAGATTCTGAAATCCATGGCTGAGAAGAATGATCTTGAGATCAAAGTTGAGGAATCATTGCAAGATTCAG GTAAAAAAGACTTTAAGGATGAGATTCATGTCATGGCTGCAGCACTCTCTAAAGAGATGGAAATGATGGAGAATCAATTGAATAGATCAAAGGATGCGGCTTCTGAAGCACTTGCATTACGTGAAGAAGCTGAATCGTTGAGAACCTTGTTAGCTAAGAAG ATAAGTGAGCAGAAGGAAATATCTGATAGATACAACGCACAAGTCTCTGAGATCAAGTCCCTCAAAGAATTG ATTGAGACATTGGAAAAGGAAAATCAGGAGTTGGAATTTATTGTGGATATGTATGGGAAAGAATGTTCTGAGTCGAG GACAATTACAGAGATCAAGGAATCAGAAAATCGAGCTCGCAAGCAGGCTGAATATTTGAGAACTAGTCTAGAGGAGCATAGTCTTGAGCTTCGTGTAAAAGCAGCAAATGAAGCCGAAACTGCATGCCAGCGAAGGCTTTGCATTGCTGAAGCAGAACTGGAAGAGTTAAGGACCGATGTAGATGCATCTGAAAG AGATGTTCTGGAACTCAAGGAGGCAATAAGAATTAAAGAAGCAGAAGGAGATGCTTATATCTCTGAAATTGAG ACAATTGGTCAAGCATATGAAGACATGCAGACACAAAACCAGCATCTTCTTCAACAGGTTGCCGACAGAGATGATTTTAACATAAAG CTAGTATCAGATAGTGTGAAGACAAAGCAAGCCTCTGCTTCCCTTCTCTCTGAAAAGCATTTGTTACAGAAGCAACTCCATCAGGTGAACAGTTCACTGGAGTCATCTAAACAAAAACTCTCGCGTGGTGAAGAGCAG ATGAAAGCCTATGTCGCACAAGCTATAAAAGCTTCTTCAGAGAACAGGCATCATGCAATTACCATTGAAAAGACCCTGCTGGAGGTATCTGAAGCAGAGAAGGAGCTCAAGTGGCTTCGGTCCGCCGTTGGATCCTCTGAGAAAGAATATGAGCAAAACCAGAAAAAAATAGCTGAGCTCAGAACGGAGCTGGAGCGTGAGAG AAGCGAGAAGAGAAAGCTTGAGGAAGAATACGAGGAGGTGAAGAATGAAGTCATGGAGCTGACCTCCGAGAACGAAGAGGCTACTATCCAGAAGCTCCAGGATGAGATAAATGACTGCAAGGCTATTCTGAAGTGTGGCGTGTGCTTTGACCGGCCGAAAGAG GTTGTGATCACCAAATGCTTCCACCTATTCTGCTCGACATGTATCCAAAGGAACCTTGAGCTACGCCACCGGAAGTGCCCGGGGTGCGGCACCCCTTTCGGCCAAAACGACGTGCGAGAGGTGAAGATATGA
- the LOC109745004 gene encoding protein ASPARTIC PROTEASE IN GUARD CELL 2-like yields MADSGRQPQFLTASSASESPGTTSRKWEPRQGMECGEYQLFQASLLSLPRASGMSLFDTCYDLAGRQSMQVPAVALRFEGGGELKLPAKNYLIPGDGAGTYGLAFAGTSGPVSIIGNVQQQGVCVSFDTAKNTVSFTADKY; encoded by the exons ATGGCGGACTCCGGGAGGCAGCCTCAGTTCCTGACGGCCTCGTCGGCGAGCGAGTCGCCGGGCACGACCTCGAGGAAGTGGGAGCCGAGGCAGGGGATGGAGTGCGGCGAGTACCAGCTCTTCCAGGCCAGTCTGCTG TCCCTGCCCCGCGCGTCCGGCATGTCGCTCTTCGACACCTGCTACGACCTCGCCGGGCGGCAGAGCATGCAGGTGCCCGCGGTGGCGCTGCGGTTCGAGGGCGGCGGGGAGCTGAAGCTGCCGGCGAAGAACTACCTGATCCCGGGGGACGGGGCCGGGACCTACGGCCTGGCGTTCGCGGGGACGAGCGGGCCCGTGTCCATCATCGGCAACGTGCAGCAGCAGGGCGTGTGCGTCAGCTTCGACACAGCCAAGAACACCGTCAGCTTCACCGCCGACAAGTACTAG
- the LOC109745000 gene encoding E3 ubiquitin-protein ligase BRE1-like 2 isoform X3, whose protein sequence is MAELEESRRKLVILQLQRHGSSLMNMSGPNAVNGAVSADKSSDENMGWGDLKDAVDEAKTLAGNRLLELHETQEDNLILSNQLEDLQAQLKDDNYVFTSKPYTILSDQLHHLNAEIERYKGLVEVLQNDKNQFLQREKEMCAKGESVDNIKQSITAYEAKIEELEHQILKSMAEKNDLEIKVEESLQDSGKKDFKDEIHVMAAALSKEMEMMENQLNRSKDAASEALALREEAESLRTLLAKKISEQKEISDRYNAQVSEIKSLKELIETLEKENQELEFIVDMYGKECSESRTITEIKESENRARKQAEYLRTSLEEHSLELRVKAANEAETACQRRLCIAEAELEELRTDVDASERDVLELKEAIRIKEAEGDAYISEIETIGQAYEDMQTQNQHLLQQVADRDDFNIKLVSDSVKTKQASASLLSEKHLLQKQLHQVNSSLESSKQKLSRGEEQMKAYVAQAIKASSENRHHAITIEKTLLEVSEAEKELKWLRSAVGSSEKEYEQNQKKIAELRTELERERSEKRKLEEEYEEVKNEVMELTSENEEATIQKLQDEINDCKAILKCGVCFDRPKEVVITKCFHLFCSTCIQRNLELRHRKCPGCGTPFGQNDVREVKI, encoded by the exons ATGGCGGAGCTTGAGGAAAGTCGACGGAAGTTGGTTATTCTCCAGTTGCAGAGGCATGGAAGTTCGCTAATGAACATGTCTGGTCCAAACGCTGTGAATGGTGCTGTTTCAGCTGATAAATCTTCAGACGAAAACATGGGCTGGGGAGATCTTAAAGATGCTGTTGATGAAGCTAAG ACCCTTGCAGGAAACCGCCTGCTTGAACTCCATGAGACTCAAGAGGATAATCTAATACTGTCTAACCAGTTAGAAGATCTGCAG GCTCAATTAAAAGATGATAACTATGTTTTCACATCAAAACCATATACGATTCTTAGCGATCAGTTACATCATCTGAATGCTGAGATAGAACGATACAAGGGTTTGGTTGAAGTATTACAG AATGATAAGAACCAGTTCTTGCAAAGGGAGAAAGAAATGTGTGCAAAAGGAGAATCCGTTGACAATATTAAACAATCCATTACCGCTTATGAGGCCAAAATCGAAGAACTGGAACATCAGATTCTGAAATCCATGGCTGAGAAGAATGATCTTGAGATCAAAGTTGAGGAATCATTGCAAGATTCAG GTAAAAAAGACTTTAAGGATGAGATTCATGTCATGGCTGCAGCACTCTCTAAAGAGATGGAAATGATGGAGAATCAATTGAATAGATCAAAGGATGCGGCTTCTGAAGCACTTGCATTACGTGAAGAAGCTGAATCGTTGAGAACCTTGTTAGCTAAGAAG ATAAGTGAGCAGAAGGAAATATCTGATAGATACAACGCACAAGTCTCTGAGATCAAGTCCCTCAAAGAATTG ATTGAGACATTGGAAAAGGAAAATCAGGAGTTGGAATTTATTGTGGATATGTATGGGAAAGAATGTTCTGAGTCGAG GACAATTACAGAGATCAAGGAATCAGAAAATCGAGCTCGCAAGCAGGCTGAATATTTGAGAACTAGTCTAGAGGAGCATAGTCTTGAGCTTCGTGTAAAAGCAGCAAATGAAGCCGAAACTGCATGCCAGCGAAGGCTTTGCATTGCTGAAGCAGAACTGGAAGAGTTAAGGACCGATGTAGATGCATCTGAAAG AGATGTTCTGGAACTCAAGGAGGCAATAAGAATTAAAGAAGCAGAAGGAGATGCTTATATCTCTGAAATTGAG ACAATTGGTCAAGCATATGAAGACATGCAGACACAAAACCAGCATCTTCTTCAACAGGTTGCCGACAGAGATGATTTTAACATAAAG CTAGTATCAGATAGTGTGAAGACAAAGCAAGCCTCTGCTTCCCTTCTCTCTGAAAAGCATTTGTTACAGAAGCAACTCCATCAGGTGAACAGTTCACTGGAGTCATCTAAACAAAAACTCTCGCGTGGTGAAGAGCAG ATGAAAGCCTATGTCGCACAAGCTATAAAAGCTTCTTCAGAGAACAGGCATCATGCAATTACCATTGAAAAGACCCTGCTGGAGGTATCTGAAGCAGAGAAGGAGCTCAAGTGGCTTCGGTCCGCCGTTGGATCCTCTGAGAAAGAATATGAGCAAAACCAGAAAAAAATAGCTGAGCTCAGAACGGAGCTGGAGCGTGAGAG AAGCGAGAAGAGAAAGCTTGAGGAAGAATACGAGGAGGTGAAGAATGAAGTCATGGAGCTGACCTCCGAGAACGAAGAGGCTACTATCCAGAAGCTCCAGGATGAGATAAATGACTGCAAGGCTATTCTGAAGTGTGGCGTGTGCTTTGACCGGCCGAAAGAG GTTGTGATCACCAAATGCTTCCACCTATTCTGCTCGACATGTATCCAAAGGAACCTTGAGCTACGCCACCGGAAGTGCCCGGGGTGCGGCACCCCTTTCGGCCAAAACGACGTGCGAGAGGTGAAGATATGA